The Miscanthus floridulus cultivar M001 unplaced genomic scaffold, ASM1932011v1 fs_373_6_7, whole genome shotgun sequence genome includes the window GCGACCATGACCTGAAAGAAATACTCAAAATGAGATTAGTTAAATGAACTGGCGTAATATGCTCTTTTCAGCTTCATTCATTTATGTGGTTGCTTGAGATCATTTTAGCTGAGTACAATTCAGGAACTGAGCATGCATTCATTAACAGAACACGGAATCAGCAATGGATTGTCCAATAGGAATAAGATTAACCCACAAAGTAAAAAAGGTTAAGAAAATATGTTTCCATCATACGTCACTGAGCAACTGAGCATACAAACTCCTCTAACAATGGCCCACGagtaatagaaaaggaaaaaaaaggacACGCGGATAAGCACACGTTGACAAAGAACACAAATAGGTATTTTGCACTATCCTGAATCTGCACATGGTTTCCCGCGATAAAGTGATTCCTCAGGTGAACTTGAAAGCTTCTCCATCATCATAATGGTAATGTTACCATACAAAACTTATCCTCTGGTTCTATTGCATACCTCGTAAATGAACACCTATCAATCTTTCTGAGTACATCTGTAATTGAACTGAGAAAATGTCATGACAAAAAGTTGGATTAGACAAGCATAACTGCACAAGGAACTATTGTTGATGTACAGGGACCAGAATTCACAAGGTAATTATGCATGATGGTTGAATTCAAAGATGCAACCCAACTGTATACCTAGAACTTTCTGTTCATTTCCATAATGGTTCTGGATCTGATACTTGGCCAACTGCAATCCATTGGTGACTTTGCCCCCAAGGGTAAAGGTTAGTGCATCACACGCATGTTGATGGTCTTAGGATTTCTGGATCAATGGGTGTACTTCTGCCCATTTATGGTTATTGTTTTTTTTTCCCATTGGAACATATGGGCACCATTGGCTTATCTGGATACCATCTTTCCTTCACAAAAATACACGGCAGTTTCCACCATGTGTACCTTTCAACAACTTCCACTCTTCCAGTCCCAGCTGCTTTGACTTTGGCCCATTTTGCTCACTAGCAAGTAGCAACACACAAGATCTCTTGCAAGGCAATGGGCAGTCGGCAGCTTTTGAAAGTTCAAGTTGCAGAGACAGATCAAGCAGCAACTTAAAACCCTGCAGTAGTCCAGTCTCATTGCCAGCCAGCTTCTCCAAGAGCTGAACTAGTAATGAACTACAGTGAGGAACAAAACAAGGACACGTGCAACTGGGGAAAAACCTACATGTATGATCAACAGTAAGTATTTTTATTGTCATGGTAAGATAAACTGTATGGGCAAAAAGAAAATATGTAGCTTCCTCCTGAAACTTAAGCAAGCaaaaacatgctcaaacatgggaAAACAGTAGCACAAATGATACAAGCATTCGGAAAGCACCTGGAAACAACTCCCCATATAGCAGCACTTTTGGCACATGATGCATGAAGTCCAACTGTTGTTAAGACATGGACGCAAAGCAGGCGGCAACTGTGCACAACGTATGTCTCAATCTGAGTTCAATGTTTCTTCTCTCTTGAATATGCTGAATTCAATGTACAAGTAATCACACTCCCCCAATAGCTAACTGCAATGCAAGATAAGTAATGATTCACATCTTCAACGGAATATTTAGATAGTAAATCAGTGAATGAGGACACAAAGATGAATCATGAAAATAGCTGCACCATATTCCAGTAACTAAGCCAACCAACACTTATTGCAATAATCCGGCAAAGTATTGACAAACAACACGAGCACAAGAAAACACATCCAGGACAACAATGATCAACTGAGACTACAAAACTGAAATAAAGATGGCCTTTTTCTCGAACCGGGAAGAGAGTTGCCAGTCATTATATTATGATGTTGAAATGAGTGATGGTGCTACTAGTATATTTAGATAACAGTATGAAACCAGCAGATGACCAGCATAGCGAAGAAAAACACTAGTACTACAGATAGGATATCAATGGTATAATATATACATATGCTATTGGTCTATCGGTCATTCCCTTCTTGCAAGTTCCCAATTGTTAAAAGGAAAATTGCATGAAGTTGTTCCTATAAGAAAACCGGTCCTAAACTTGGAGTATATGGCTTACGTAATCTATTACACAATGCCACATGAGAAAGAATCATCGTCTTCAAATGATTCAGAAAACATAGGAAACTCCTAAGTAACTAATGACAAAAGGTCAAACCTTGGCAGAACGATGCCATTCTGCAGGTTTGCATTCTTCTTTCGATTTTTGGGAGCGGCTGCTAGCTTCTCCTTGTCTGACTATGAAATCTGAGCCAACTTCTTCAAATGCTCATTGTCACTCCCATTAGGGATGCAATAATCATCTGGTAACCCCAACACGTCATATGCGTCATTTCCTGCTCCTGCATAGAGCCAAATACATCTATGTAGCATGTAGGCATAGAATGGCAAACGGATTGCATACAAGGATCCACTTGTGCAGAAGAAATTGGAAACTTGAGAATGGTAAGAAGATTAAAACAAATACCTGATTTTTCAGTTAATGTGCCATCCTCCAAGCTCTTTATTAACAAGGATGTAC containing:
- the LOC136531575 gene encoding increased DNA methylation 1-like; translation: MLKSFHVKMLVLSAIPELVSTWVSGFGFKPIEEYERKQLDTINLMLFPGTSLLIKSLEDGTLTEKSGAGNDAYDVLGLPDDYCIPNGSDNEHLKKLAQIS